CGAAAAGCAGCGTCGGTGACAGTGCCCGAATGGCATAAACGGCATTCGGTGAGAACAGTTCCACCGTTGTCGGCGTCCAGCCGGTATTCTCTGCGATCTTTGCTGAAAGCGAAGTCAGCGCACCGGAAAGGCCGGACATCATGTCGGTGAAGAAAAACATAACGAGCATGCCGACAAAACCTGTACACAGGAAAAACGCCAATGCAATTTTTAAAATCCGCCGGATGTTTTTGTAATTGCCGGTCGAATACTGCGCCGAGACCATTCGGGCAACGGCAGCGGGAAGACCCGCAGTCGCCAGGACATAGATCGGCAGGTAGACATTATAAGCCGTTGAAAAATACGCCGTCCCCTGCGGCGTCAGAATATTATAAAGCGGAATTTTATAGATCGCACCGATGATCTTGACGATTACAGTGGCAATCACAAGCGTGAAAGCGCCGCTTAAAAAGCTCTGCTTTGTATCCTTGCGTGTGATCTGAACCGCTCCCTTCTCTTTGCGATTTTTATCTCTCTTTTTATCCGTCGTTTTTACTTACCCACTATTATACAACCGTGACCGCTTCATAATACCATTTCCAACCTCAGTTGTCAAAGATTTTACTCGGTTTCGACAAGCAATTATCCCGTACGGAGCGACGCCCTCGTCGCTCCGCATTAAAATGCTTTCCGTCATTGCGAGGGGCCTTTGCCCCGCGGCAATCCAGACCTGTGGGAATCCATGCGGCGTGCCGGAGTCGTCACGCCCTACATACTTACCTTTCCCCTGCGCTGTCACGTGTCTATCTCTTTACGTTTTTCTTTTGGTTTTACACTTCGTTTCACCTTGACAATAGCGGTAGGCTTTGGTAAGATAAACGCAGGTGAAACGTGCGTTTCGCCATATTGTTTTTGAGGTGTTTATTTATGCCCGAATCAGTCAAGAAATCTCTTAATATTGCTTTTGCAGGTCTGGGTCACAGAGGTCTCGGTTTGATGGACCTGATGCTCGACACCATGCCCGATATCAATATCGTCGCCCTTTCCGACAGATATATGGACCGCGTTGAAGAAGCCAAAAACCATGTTATTACCAAACGCGGCAATACGCCTAAGGGCTTTACGGATTATCGCGATCTGCTTGCACTGCCCGAAGTGGATGCGGTCATCACCCCGTCCAACTGGGAATCGCATATCCCTGTTTGTTTAGACGCCATGAAAGCCGGAAAGCCCATTGCAACCGAAGTCGGCGGCGCTTATTCCATCCAGCAGTGCTGGGATCTGGTGAAAACCTATGAAGAGACCAAAGTGCCGGTCATGCTGCTCGAAAACTGCTGTTACGGGGAGACCGAGATGACCGTTTTGAATATGGTAAAAAAGGGGCTGTTCGGGGAGCTCATTCATGCCGAGGGCGGTTATCAGCATGATTTGCGCGAACAAGTTGCGCTCGGACATGAACAGCGCCACTACCGCCTGAACAACTACAAAAACCGCAACGGCGAGGTCTATCCGACCCATGAACTCGGCCCGATCGCCAAATGGCTTTCAATCAACCGCGGCAACCGCATGGTCTCGCTGGCCGCCTTTGCTTCCAAATCCCGCGGCATCAATGAATGGATTAAGAAAAATCGCGGAAATGATTTTGAAAACGCCGAATATACTTTTGCATTGGGCGACGTCGTGACCACCGTCATCAAATGCGCACACGGCGAGACGATTGTATTG
The DNA window shown above is from Oscillospiraceae bacterium and carries:
- a CDS encoding Gfo/Idh/MocA family oxidoreductase, with the protein product MPESVKKSLNIAFAGLGHRGLGLMDLMLDTMPDINIVALSDRYMDRVEEAKNHVITKRGNTPKGFTDYRDLLALPEVDAVITPSNWESHIPVCLDAMKAGKPIATEVGGAYSIQQCWDLVKTYEETKVPVMLLENCCYGETEMTVLNMVKKGLFGELIHAEGGYQHDLREQVALGHEQRHYRLNNYKNRNGEVYPTHELGPIAKWLSINRGNRMVSLAAFASKSRGINEWIKKNRGNDFENAEYTFALGDVVTTVIKCAHGETIVLTHDTSLPRPYSRGNRLQGTKGIWMEDKNGVFFDGISPKEGWDHKWESIEDYYGRYRHPLWNWYHERGVEKAGHGGMDYLVLRAFVESIQNGTNTPIDIYDMAAWMAITCLSEDSIAMGGHQVPIPDFTNGQWIDREPPVLWKYCLDEICEI